One genomic segment of Acinetobacter oleivorans DR1 includes these proteins:
- a CDS encoding OprD family outer membrane porin — MELFHRFKPHTLAVATLLLMCSNSWAANPNQQTEDEWKFTLKNAYINRDFDNDALKDTGSWSQAASLFYKSKMHDTPLVIADKPITIGADASVQYAVRLSSDKHIADTVLPFNKETQSQASDYLKYGATLKLGYDKTLLSVGELWLDLPVTAVDASRQLLTSYWGTNLKSQLSDQLYAEIGRVEKVSPRNEEDFKKFSFTSNGVTKESDGLNYIDLRYQFTPSLKGEYYFGNLEDLYNKHYVGLEHTWKQPTFALTSKFKYFNAKDDGNTLDIDAQNIGLLETVKVKNHTFGLGYQQIIGESAYPLPDGFLPETYFINWNATGFFKEDEKSYHVMYGYDFKDYVPGLNAMVKYVYGNDFKAANGEKNHETESNVILNYAFQQPFLKGVALQYIRIDYNVKHGNDFGEDRLFVNYTKKF; from the coding sequence ATGGAATTATTTCACCGTTTTAAACCACACACTTTAGCCGTTGCCACTTTATTACTGATGTGCAGCAACTCATGGGCCGCAAATCCAAATCAGCAAACTGAAGATGAATGGAAATTCACTTTAAAAAATGCCTACATTAACCGTGATTTTGATAATGATGCCTTAAAAGATACTGGCAGTTGGTCTCAGGCAGCGTCTTTATTTTATAAATCGAAAATGCATGACACTCCGTTAGTCATAGCAGACAAGCCAATCACAATTGGGGCCGATGCATCGGTTCAATACGCCGTGCGCTTGAGTTCAGACAAACATATCGCTGACACAGTTTTGCCTTTTAATAAAGAAACGCAATCTCAGGCTTCAGACTATTTAAAATACGGCGCGACTTTAAAGCTGGGCTATGACAAAACACTTTTAAGTGTCGGTGAACTCTGGCTCGATTTACCTGTAACGGCAGTCGATGCTAGTCGTCAGTTACTTACTTCGTATTGGGGAACCAACTTAAAGTCACAACTTTCAGATCAGCTCTATGCCGAAATTGGCCGAGTTGAAAAAGTGTCTCCACGTAATGAAGAAGACTTTAAAAAGTTTTCTTTCACGTCAAATGGGGTTACTAAAGAATCTGATGGATTGAACTATATTGATCTGCGATATCAATTTACGCCGTCTTTAAAGGGCGAATATTATTTTGGCAATTTGGAAGATCTGTATAACAAGCATTATGTTGGGCTTGAACATACGTGGAAACAGCCAACTTTTGCCCTCACCTCTAAGTTTAAATACTTCAATGCAAAAGATGATGGCAATACTTTAGATATTGATGCGCAGAACATTGGATTACTTGAAACCGTTAAAGTAAAAAACCACACATTTGGCTTGGGTTACCAACAGATTATTGGTGAATCAGCTTACCCATTACCAGATGGTTTCTTACCAGAAACTTATTTTATTAACTGGAATGCTACGGGCTTCTTTAAAGAAGATGAAAAGTCTTACCATGTCATGTATGGCTACGACTTTAAAGATTATGTGCCAGGCCTAAATGCGATGGTGAAATATGTTTACGGAAATGATTTCAAGGCAGCCAATGGTGAAAAAAACCATGAAACTGAGTCTAATGTGATTTTAAACTATGCATTTCAGCAGCCTTTCTTAAAAGGCGTTGCCCTGCAATATATTCGGATTGATTACAACGTAAAACACGGCAATGACTTTGGTGAAGACCGTTTATTCGTCAATTACACCAAAAAGTTTTAA
- a CDS encoding spinster family MFS transporter, translated as MNQSNIAVERTQKKSNAYAWYVVTLCMLAYIFSFIDRQILALMIEPIKADLQLSDTQFSLLHGLAFSLFYAVMGLPLAYIADRFSRPKLISIGIIVWSLATATCGLSKNFIQLFLSRMAVGVGEAALSPAAYSMFSDMFSKDKLGRAVGIYSIGAFLGGGIAFLVGGYVINLLKGVTLIEVPLLGALKAWQIAFFVVGLPGIIIGLLFILTVKDPARKGQQLNQNGQVDQVKFSQCLQFIKKHAKTFACHYLGFTFYAMALYSLTSWTPAFYIRKFQLAPTETGYMLGTILLIANTLGVFCAGWLNDWFIKKGRQDAPLFTGVIGIVGLIIPIAFFTQTDQLWLSVSLLIPAMFFASFPLVISATALQMLAPNQFRARLSALFLLVSNLIGLGIGTTLVAIITDKVFGSPLMVGSSLSIVGGLSCVLALILLFKGCKFFSESMKLEKLN; from the coding sequence ATGAACCAAAGTAATATCGCTGTTGAAAGGACACAAAAGAAAAGCAATGCTTATGCATGGTATGTCGTCACACTTTGTATGTTGGCATATATATTTTCATTTATTGACCGCCAAATTCTGGCACTGATGATTGAACCCATCAAAGCAGATCTCCAACTTTCAGATACACAATTTAGCCTGTTACATGGCCTTGCCTTCTCATTGTTTTATGCCGTTATGGGTTTACCTTTAGCCTATATTGCCGATCGTTTTTCACGACCAAAACTGATTTCAATCGGGATTATTGTTTGGAGCCTAGCAACGGCAACTTGTGGTTTAAGTAAAAACTTTATTCAACTGTTCTTGAGCCGCATGGCAGTCGGTGTGGGAGAAGCTGCGTTATCTCCAGCTGCTTATTCAATGTTTAGCGACATGTTTAGTAAGGACAAACTAGGCCGCGCGGTCGGGATTTATTCAATTGGCGCTTTTTTAGGTGGTGGTATCGCCTTTTTAGTTGGTGGTTATGTCATTAACTTGCTTAAAGGCGTGACACTCATTGAAGTTCCACTATTAGGTGCACTTAAAGCATGGCAAATTGCCTTTTTTGTAGTCGGTTTACCTGGCATCATTATTGGTCTGCTATTTATTCTGACCGTTAAAGACCCCGCACGTAAAGGACAACAGCTCAACCAAAATGGACAAGTTGACCAAGTCAAATTCTCACAATGTCTTCAGTTTATTAAAAAACATGCAAAAACATTTGCTTGTCATTATTTAGGTTTTACCTTTTATGCGATGGCACTCTACAGTCTGACTAGCTGGACGCCTGCATTTTATATTCGAAAGTTTCAACTCGCACCGACCGAAACAGGTTATATGCTCGGCACAATTCTGTTAATTGCAAACACATTAGGCGTATTTTGTGCAGGTTGGCTAAACGACTGGTTTATTAAGAAAGGTCGCCAAGATGCACCTCTGTTCACGGGGGTGATTGGTATTGTTGGCCTAATTATTCCAATTGCATTTTTTACCCAAACAGATCAGCTTTGGCTTTCAGTTAGCTTACTGATTCCTGCAATGTTCTTTGCATCTTTCCCTTTAGTGATTTCAGCAACTGCTTTGCAGATGTTAGCACCTAACCAATTTAGAGCACGTCTTTCTGCCCTATTTCTTTTGGTGAGTAACTTAATTGGACTCGGTATTGGTACAACATTGGTGGCCATTATCACAGATAAAGTTTTTGGTAGCCCGTTAATGGTAGGTTCTTCTTTATCTATTGTAGGTGGTCTGTCGTGTGTACTGGCTCTAATTCTGCTTTTTAAAGGCTGCAAATTCTTTAGTGAAAGCATGAAACTTGAAAAATTAAATTAA
- a CDS encoding MBL fold metallo-hydrolase → MQQPLVKDFFDENTNTFSYVVADLATRQCAIIDSVLDYDAASATTKTTNANLIVDYVLAQNFKVQWILETHVHADHMTAAQYLKSKLGGDIAISQKISIVQETFSAIYNFDFKKFNENQPFDYLFEDHEHFKIGDIEAYNIPTPGHTPACLSYVIGDAVFVGDTLFMPDYGSARCDFPKGSAAALYDSVQKLYTLPDNMRMFLCHDYKPEGRDEYVCQTDIRTQKQSNIHLNRRVSKESFIKMRQERDATLTMPKLILPSIQINMNGGNFPEPESNGIRYLKIPFNYF, encoded by the coding sequence ATGCAACAACCTCTAGTAAAAGATTTTTTTGATGAAAACACCAATACTTTTAGCTATGTTGTTGCGGATTTAGCGACCCGTCAATGCGCGATTATTGATAGTGTGCTTGACTACGATGCAGCTTCGGCGACTACAAAAACAACTAATGCTAATCTGATTGTCGATTATGTCTTGGCTCAAAACTTTAAAGTGCAATGGATTTTAGAAACCCACGTCCACGCCGACCATATGACTGCTGCCCAATATTTAAAATCTAAATTGGGCGGTGACATTGCAATTAGTCAGAAGATTTCAATCGTACAAGAAACATTTTCTGCTATCTATAATTTTGATTTTAAGAAATTTAATGAAAATCAACCTTTTGATTATTTATTTGAAGATCATGAACATTTTAAAATAGGGGATATAGAAGCCTATAACATTCCTACACCAGGGCATACACCCGCTTGCTTAAGTTATGTGATTGGTGATGCTGTTTTTGTGGGTGATACTTTATTTATGCCTGATTATGGTTCGGCCAGATGCGACTTTCCTAAGGGAAGTGCTGCTGCACTTTATGATTCGGTACAAAAACTTTATACACTTCCTGACAACATGCGTATGTTTTTATGCCATGACTATAAGCCCGAAGGTCGTGATGAATATGTCTGTCAAACAGATATTAGAACCCAAAAGCAAAGCAATATTCATTTAAATCGACGAGTTTCCAAAGAATCATTCATAAAAATGCGCCAAGAACGAGATGCTACTTTGACAATGCCAAAATTAATTCTGCCTTCAATTCAAATTAATATGAACGGTGGAAACTTTCCGGAGCCAGAATCAAACGGCATTCGTTATTTGAAAATTCCTTTCAACTACTTCTAG
- a CDS encoding LysR family transcriptional regulator encodes MNNIHNLHGLDLSFFHRIDINLYPLFIAIYEQKSISNAASSLNITQSAASHALQRLRQQLEDDVFIRVGNKMSATPFAEQIYPTVKQALLTIQNISQQKHVFDPTSLKSLKIAVHDEIEPIILPRLAQHFQNLNLDLQFVSMKLDRKHIMADLATQQLDFVIDLEQYLSPKITFDHLVTDEFVICSQLKEVDLSRYINGRHIGVSSRRTGALLEDIYLNQHQKISRNVFMRCQNYSTALQVLAAQANAILTMPRMILQHLSYSPEICLHSLPFEITNIKMGMFWHEDLRDNLRHQFLRHEIIKLFQ; translated from the coding sequence ATGAATAATATTCATAACCTGCATGGCCTAGACTTAAGTTTTTTCCATCGAATTGATATCAATTTATATCCGCTATTTATCGCAATTTATGAACAAAAAAGTATTTCAAATGCAGCAAGCAGTCTCAATATTACACAGTCAGCAGCAAGTCATGCTTTGCAGCGTTTACGCCAGCAACTTGAAGATGATGTATTTATACGTGTAGGCAATAAAATGTCTGCAACTCCTTTTGCAGAACAGATTTATCCAACTGTTAAGCAAGCACTTTTAACGATTCAAAATATTAGCCAACAGAAACATGTCTTTGATCCAACCAGTTTAAAAAGCTTAAAAATCGCCGTTCATGATGAGATTGAACCGATTATTCTTCCAAGGCTTGCTCAACATTTTCAAAATCTTAATTTAGATTTGCAGTTTGTCAGTATGAAGCTAGATCGAAAACATATTATGGCGGACTTGGCGACACAGCAGCTCGATTTCGTGATTGACCTAGAACAATATTTATCTCCAAAAATTACCTTTGATCATTTGGTAACAGATGAGTTCGTCATTTGCAGCCAACTTAAAGAAGTCGATTTATCTCGTTATATTAATGGACGACACATTGGTGTTTCATCACGCCGTACGGGCGCGTTACTTGAAGATATTTATTTAAACCAACACCAAAAAATTTCAAGAAATGTATTTATGCGCTGTCAAAACTACTCAACGGCGTTACAAGTTCTGGCGGCTCAGGCCAACGCAATATTGACCATGCCTCGTATGATTTTGCAGCATTTATCTTATAGTCCTGAAATTTGCTTACATTCTCTGCCTTTTGAGATAACCAATATTAAAATGGGTATGTTTTGGCACGAAGATTTAAGGGATAATTTAAGACATCAATTTTTGCGACATGAAATTATTAAACTTTTTCAGTAA
- a CDS encoding phosphotransferase family protein, translating to MSVIDVGGEVREGEELDIGAVENWLKSQGVDLVGPAVVTQYTGGASNWTYRLKYENTDLILRRPPKGTKAKSAHDMAREYMVQKNLAPYYPVLPKMVALCQDESVIGCDFYVMERIEGIIPRAKLPPELGFNEEDVHELCINVIDKLIELHQVPYENTALAELGKGAGYCRRQVEGWDKRYEKVRTINVPSFKYVRKWLNDNIPQDSTTCIIHNDWRFDNVILDPEHPTEVIGVLDWEMATLGDPLMDLGSALAYWVEPTDNMIFRSTRRQPTHLKGMFSRKEVVDYYLQKTGLEPQNWAFYEVFGVFRLAVIAQQIYYRYYHKQTRNPAFKDFWIVIHALHIRALKLIAQQKLQESEFAQQSLQKIQGILRK from the coding sequence ATGTCGGTAATTGATGTAGGCGGTGAAGTACGTGAAGGTGAAGAGCTTGATATTGGGGCAGTTGAAAACTGGCTAAAAAGCCAAGGCGTTGATTTGGTTGGCCCAGCAGTCGTTACTCAATATACGGGCGGGGCGTCGAATTGGACTTACCGTTTAAAGTATGAAAATACCGATTTAATTTTGCGCCGTCCTCCAAAAGGAACTAAAGCGAAGTCGGCCCACGATATGGCCCGTGAATATATGGTGCAGAAAAATCTTGCGCCTTATTATCCAGTGCTTCCTAAAATGGTTGCACTTTGTCAGGATGAGTCGGTCATTGGCTGTGATTTTTATGTCATGGAACGCATTGAAGGCATTATTCCTCGTGCAAAATTGCCACCTGAGCTTGGCTTTAATGAAGAAGATGTTCATGAGCTTTGTATAAATGTTATTGATAAGTTGATTGAGCTACATCAAGTTCCTTATGAGAACACGGCTTTAGCTGAACTAGGCAAAGGTGCGGGATATTGCCGTAGACAAGTTGAAGGTTGGGATAAGCGCTATGAAAAAGTCCGCACAATCAACGTTCCTTCATTTAAATATGTTCGAAAATGGCTAAACGATAATATTCCTCAAGACTCTACGACTTGTATTATTCACAATGATTGGCGTTTTGATAACGTGATTTTAGATCCAGAACATCCAACAGAAGTGATTGGCGTGCTCGATTGGGAAATGGCGACCTTGGGTGATCCATTAATGGATTTGGGCAGTGCTTTGGCCTATTGGGTTGAGCCAACGGATAACATGATTTTTAGATCAACACGCCGTCAGCCGACTCACTTAAAGGGAATGTTCTCTCGAAAAGAAGTCGTTGACTATTATTTGCAAAAAACTGGATTGGAACCTCAAAACTGGGCTTTTTATGAAGTGTTTGGTGTATTCCGTTTAGCAGTGATTGCTCAGCAAATCTATTACCGTTATTACCATAAACAAACCCGAAACCCTGCTTTTAAAGATTTCTGGATTGTCATTCATGCGCTACATATCCGAGCTTTAAAACTTATTGCACAGCAAAAATTGCAAGAATCAGAATTTGCTCAACAATCTCTACAGAAAATACAGGGTATTTTAAGAAAATGA
- a CDS encoding histidine phosphatase family protein codes for MTTIYLVRHGQASFGKSNYDELSENGEAQATLLGQYFKQILKEQPYVVAGTMQRHEQTAKLALNECFPDAVIHHNNLWNEFNHQQVFARYEPRFEQPELLKADVAQEQNPRAYLAKIFEGAIGRWTDGDFHHEYDESWPHFKERVETALQQLCDELAKTKPRYAVVFTSGGVISVAIGKLLELSPNRTFALNWAIANTSLTTLRLVGNEAQVLSLNEHHFIKAERPDLLTWI; via the coding sequence ATGACCACAATTTATCTGGTAAGACATGGTCAGGCATCATTTGGTAAAAGTAATTATGATGAGTTGTCTGAAAATGGTGAAGCTCAAGCGACTTTATTAGGCCAATATTTTAAGCAAATATTGAAAGAACAACCTTATGTGGTTGCAGGAACCATGCAGCGTCATGAGCAGACTGCAAAGCTCGCACTCAATGAATGCTTTCCAGATGCGGTGATTCATCATAATAATTTATGGAATGAGTTTAACCATCAACAGGTTTTTGCCCGTTATGAGCCGCGTTTTGAACAGCCTGAACTGTTAAAAGCTGACGTGGCGCAAGAACAGAACCCACGTGCATATCTTGCCAAAATATTTGAAGGCGCAATTGGACGATGGACCGATGGCGATTTTCATCATGAATATGATGAGTCTTGGCCACATTTTAAAGAAAGAGTCGAAACAGCATTGCAGCAACTTTGTGATGAGTTAGCAAAAACCAAGCCTCGTTATGCAGTCGTTTTTACCTCTGGTGGTGTGATTTCTGTAGCAATTGGAAAATTGCTTGAACTGAGCCCCAATCGAACTTTTGCTTTGAATTGGGCAATTGCGAATACAAGCCTCACGACTTTGCGTTTGGTTGGAAATGAAGCTCAGGTTTTAAGTTTAAATGAACATCATTTTATAAAAGCTGAGCGTCCAGATTTACTGACATGGATTTAA
- a CDS encoding YeeE/YedE family protein, translating to MSNIVYAFLGGLLLGIATVGYLYINGRIAGISGLLAQLINPTKDTFKSSAFWFIAGLVITPFIYGYFYQPEIEIKANTFALILAGALVGFGTRLGSGCTSGHGICGMSRLSKRSMIATAVFMFAGMLTVYIIRHVLG from the coding sequence ATGTCAAATATTGTCTATGCCTTTTTGGGTGGTTTATTACTCGGCATCGCAACAGTTGGATATTTATATATAAATGGTCGTATAGCCGGAATTAGTGGATTGCTTGCTCAACTCATTAATCCTACTAAAGATACTTTTAAAAGTTCTGCATTCTGGTTCATTGCAGGACTCGTGATTACACCTTTCATATATGGCTATTTTTATCAGCCTGAAATTGAAATTAAAGCCAATACATTTGCACTTATTTTAGCCGGCGCACTTGTTGGTTTTGGAACACGGCTAGGCTCTGGATGTACAAGCGGCCATGGCATTTGTGGTATGAGCAGGCTATCAAAACGCTCGATGATAGCGACAGCAGTTTTTATGTTTGCTGGCATGTTAACCGTCTATATCATTCGTCATGTGCTGGGGTAA
- a CDS encoding SDR family oxidoreductase: MAKTILITGASSGLGAGMAHEFAAKGYNLAICARRLDRLETLKTELENQYGIKVIAKSLDVTNYDQVFEVFRAFKQEFGYLDRIIVNAGVGNGRRIGKGNFEINRATAETNFISALAQCEAAVEIFREQNAGHLVVMSSMSAMRGLPKHLSTYAASKAAVAHLAEGIRAELLDTPIKVSTIFPGYIRTEINEGAKHLPFEVDAKTGCKALVKAIEKQPVKAYVPQWPWLPMSIAMKVLPLKLVNKLG; encoded by the coding sequence ATGGCGAAGACAATTTTAATTACAGGTGCGAGTTCTGGATTGGGCGCAGGTATGGCGCATGAATTTGCTGCCAAAGGCTATAACTTAGCGATTTGTGCACGCCGTTTAGACAGATTGGAAACTTTAAAAACTGAACTTGAAAATCAGTACGGTATTAAAGTCATTGCAAAAAGTCTGGACGTCACCAATTACGATCAGGTTTTTGAAGTATTTCGCGCATTTAAACAAGAATTTGGCTATTTAGACCGAATTATTGTAAATGCGGGAGTCGGAAATGGTCGCCGTATTGGTAAAGGTAATTTTGAAATTAACAGAGCCACAGCTGAAACAAACTTTATTTCTGCTTTAGCACAGTGTGAAGCAGCAGTTGAAATTTTTAGAGAGCAAAATGCCGGTCATTTGGTGGTGATGTCATCCATGAGTGCGATGCGTGGATTACCAAAACACTTATCGACTTATGCGGCAAGTAAAGCTGCGGTCGCTCACTTGGCTGAAGGTATTCGTGCTGAATTATTGGATACGCCAATTAAAGTTTCAACAATTTTCCCAGGCTACATTCGTACTGAAATAAATGAGGGTGCTAAACATCTACCTTTTGAGGTAGATGCCAAAACAGGATGTAAAGCTTTGGTCAAAGCTATTGAAAAACAACCTGTAAAAGCTTATGTGCCGCAGTGGCCATGGTTACCAATGAGTATTGCCATGAAGGTTTTACCATTAAAGTTGGTCAATAAATTAGGATAA
- a CDS encoding acyl-CoA dehydrogenase family protein has translation MFELSKKAQDFNERTRKFILEEIEPVEAKFWEEVHELNPDGNWKKWQWPELLETLKSKAKQAGLWNMFLPDEKLGAGLTVQEYAHIAELTGRSLLAPTVFNCNAPDTGNMELLWRYGSEQQKQQWLEPLLDGKIRSVFCMTEPDVASSDATNMQATALIDSNEIVLNGKKWWSSGLGDPNAKVIIFMAHTPDETKDRHHQHSMVLVPIDTVGVEIQRMLPVFGDYDAPHGHGEVHFNNVRVPIENFIGGAGQGFEIAQGRLGPGRIHHCMRCIGAAEKALELMIDRGMSRTAFGKEILKLGGNLERVADARVAIDQARLLTLYAAYKMDTLGNMAALTEISAIKVVAPSVLEKVVDMAIQLHGGAGVSRDTPLTGFFAQARSLRLADGPDEVHKGMIAKLELAKRGYFGRHKKV, from the coding sequence ATGTTTGAACTCTCCAAGAAAGCTCAGGATTTTAACGAGCGAACAAGAAAATTTATTTTAGAAGAAATAGAACCTGTCGAAGCAAAATTTTGGGAAGAAGTTCACGAGTTAAATCCAGATGGAAACTGGAAAAAATGGCAATGGCCTGAGCTTTTAGAAACTTTGAAATCTAAAGCAAAGCAAGCTGGCCTTTGGAATATGTTTTTACCAGATGAAAAGCTGGGGGCAGGGTTAACTGTTCAAGAATATGCGCACATAGCTGAATTAACAGGCCGCAGCTTATTGGCACCTACCGTTTTTAACTGTAATGCACCAGACACAGGAAATATGGAATTGTTATGGCGCTATGGTAGTGAACAGCAAAAACAACAATGGTTAGAACCTTTATTGGACGGAAAAATTCGTTCGGTTTTTTGTATGACTGAACCCGATGTTGCTTCTAGCGATGCAACCAATATGCAAGCGACTGCACTCATCGATAGTAATGAAATTGTTTTAAATGGCAAAAAGTGGTGGTCGTCTGGTTTAGGTGACCCAAATGCCAAAGTCATTATTTTTATGGCGCATACACCAGATGAAACCAAAGACCGCCATCATCAACACTCTATGGTTTTAGTACCGATTGACACGGTGGGTGTCGAAATTCAACGGATGTTACCTGTGTTTGGTGACTACGATGCGCCACATGGACACGGTGAGGTTCACTTTAATAATGTTCGAGTACCTATTGAAAACTTTATTGGTGGAGCGGGCCAAGGTTTTGAAATTGCACAAGGGCGTTTAGGGCCAGGGCGTATTCATCATTGCATGCGTTGTATCGGGGCTGCTGAAAAAGCGCTAGAACTCATGATTGATAGAGGCATGTCTAGAACGGCGTTTGGCAAAGAAATTTTAAAACTCGGTGGAAACCTCGAACGCGTAGCCGATGCACGAGTAGCCATAGATCAAGCTAGACTTTTAACCTTGTATGCTGCTTATAAAATGGATACTTTAGGAAATATGGCTGCTTTAACAGAAATATCTGCAATTAAAGTGGTCGCTCCGAGCGTTTTAGAAAAAGTAGTCGACATGGCAATTCAGCTACATGGCGGTGCAGGCGTTTCAAGAGATACACCATTAACAGGTTTCTTTGCTCAAGCACGCAGTTTACGTTTAGCTGATGGTCCAGATGAAGTACATAAAGGCATGATTGCCAAATTAGAGTTGGCCAAACGTGGTTATTTCGGTCGTCATAAGAAAGTATAA
- a CDS encoding DUF6691 family protein, whose product MKNIFAFIFGGLFSLGLMISGMSNPEKVLGFLDIFGQWDISLMFVMLGAIAVAFIPFQKAIKSPKTLFNEKIQLPMNTQIDQRLIVGAFIFGIGWGIAGICPAPALTLIGLGHFEALYFIVAMLLGMFIYRVLNKGN is encoded by the coding sequence ATGAAAAACATTTTTGCTTTTATATTTGGTGGTTTGTTTTCATTAGGCTTAATGATTTCGGGCATGTCTAATCCAGAAAAGGTATTAGGTTTTTTAGATATCTTTGGGCAGTGGGATATCAGCTTAATGTTTGTGATGTTAGGCGCAATTGCTGTGGCATTTATTCCATTTCAAAAGGCTATAAAAAGTCCTAAAACGCTTTTTAATGAGAAAATTCAATTACCAATGAATACACAGATTGACCAAAGATTAATTGTTGGTGCTTTTATTTTCGGTATAGGCTGGGGAATAGCAGGGATATGTCCAGCGCCCGCTTTAACTCTTATTGGATTAGGACATTTTGAAGCGCTTTATTTTATTGTGGCAATGTTATTAGGAATGTTTATTTACCGAGTCTTAAATAAAGGAAATTAA
- the pcaU gene encoding IclR family transcriptional regulator PcaU, with translation MSKDERIIQNQDNKKTIRHEDYIAGIGKGMAILDSFSSNQHRLNISMAAEKTGLTRAAARRHLLTLEYLGYLESDGHYYYLTPKVLKFSGAYLGAAQLPKVSQPLLNLLTNQTSLIYSVMVLDGYEAITIARSAAHQQTDRVNPYGLHLGNRLPAHATSAGKILLAHLSQEEQLDWLQKYPLQRLTKYTHVENDKFLELLQEIREQDWCYSREEHELGVHALAVPIYGQDFKVVAALNIVSPTMKTTEEYLVQHILPLLQETSRDLRQVL, from the coding sequence ATGAGTAAAGATGAACGGATAATCCAGAATCAGGACAACAAAAAAACGATTCGTCATGAAGATTACATTGCTGGCATCGGTAAAGGCATGGCGATTTTAGATAGCTTTAGCAGTAATCAACATCGTTTAAACATTTCTATGGCGGCTGAAAAAACCGGGCTCACCCGAGCGGCAGCAAGACGTCATTTATTAACTTTAGAATATTTAGGTTATCTTGAGTCAGATGGTCACTATTACTATTTAACCCCGAAAGTTCTTAAATTTTCAGGAGCTTATTTAGGTGCAGCTCAGCTTCCGAAAGTGTCTCAGCCTTTATTAAATCTGTTAACTAACCAAACTTCACTTATTTATTCAGTGATGGTACTTGATGGTTATGAAGCCATTACCATTGCCCGTAGTGCTGCCCACCAACAAACTGACCGCGTAAATCCATACGGCTTACATTTGGGTAACCGCTTACCTGCACATGCGACATCGGCAGGTAAAATTTTACTGGCACATTTAAGCCAAGAAGAACAATTAGACTGGCTTCAAAAATATCCTCTTCAGCGTTTGACCAAGTATACGCATGTCGAAAATGATAAATTTTTAGAGTTACTACAAGAGATTCGAGAACAAGATTGGTGTTACTCACGTGAAGAACACGAATTAGGCGTTCATGCGCTCGCCGTACCAATTTATGGACAAGACTTTAAAGTTGTTGCAGCTTTAAATATTGTCTCTCCAACCATGAAAACAACTGAAGAATATTTAGTTCAACACATTTTGCCTTTATTGCAAGAGACTTCGCGGGACTTAAGACAAGTTCTTTAA
- a CDS encoding DUF6438 domain-containing protein, whose protein sequence is MVLATLSGLALMGCASVQQAPNTQETIRYASSPCFGACPIYSVEVTPTGLIRFEGKQYTKAIGVKEIQGSVKDYKKLADDLKAYRPETGTQSKTAGCQQTATDMSSYYISWIQPNGTETKLSHYTGCISPANTRLNKVMEKLPEQLGIKDLI, encoded by the coding sequence TTGGTTCTTGCAACTTTATCTGGTTTAGCTTTGATGGGTTGTGCTTCTGTTCAGCAAGCACCGAATACACAAGAGACAATTCGTTATGCTTCTAGTCCATGCTTTGGCGCATGCCCAATCTATTCTGTAGAAGTAACACCTACAGGTTTAATTCGTTTTGAAGGCAAGCAATATACTAAAGCTATCGGTGTTAAAGAAATTCAAGGTAGCGTAAAAGATTATAAAAAACTTGCAGATGATCTAAAAGCTTATCGTCCTGAAACAGGTACACAATCTAAAACTGCGGGTTGTCAGCAAACGGCAACCGACATGTCTAGCTATTACATTTCATGGATTCAACCAAATGGCACGGAAACAAAATTAAGCCATTACACAGGTTGTATCTCTCCTGCAAATACTAGATTGAATAAGGTCATGGAAAAACTGCCTGAACAATTAGGCATTAAAGATCTAATTTAA